A section of the Papio anubis isolate 15944 chromosome 2, Panubis1.0, whole genome shotgun sequence genome encodes:
- the ACKR4 gene encoding atypical chemokine receptor 4, with the protein MALEQNQSTDYYYEENETNGTYDYSQYELICIKEDVREFAKVFLPVFLTIAFVIGLAGNSTVVAIYAYYKKQRTKTDVYILNLAVADLLLLFTLPFWAVNAVHGWVLGKIMCKMTSALYTLNFVSGMQFLACISIDRYVAVTKGPSQSAVGKPCWVICFCVWMAAILLSIPQLVFYTVNDNARCIPIFPHYLGTSMKASIQMLEICIGFVVPFLIMGVCYFITARTLMKMPNIKISRPLKVLLTVVLVFIVTQLPYNIVKFCRAIDIIYSLITNCNMSKRMDIAIQITESIALFHSCLNPILYVFMGASFKNYIMKVAKKYGSWRRQRQSVEEFRFDSEGPTEPTSTFSI; encoded by the coding sequence ATGGCTTTGGAACAGAACCAGTCAACAGATTATTATTATGAGGAAAATGAAACGAATGGCACTTATGACTACAGTCAATATGAATTGATCTGTATCAAAGAAGACGTCAGAGAATTTGCAAAAGTTTTCCTCCCTGTATTCCTCACAATAGCTTTTGTCATTGGACTTGCAGGCAATTCCACGGTAGTGGCAATTTATGCCTATTACAAGAAACAGAGAACCAAAACAGATGTGTACATCCTGAATTTGGCTGTGGCAGATTTACTCCTTCTATTCACTCTGCCTTTTTGGGCTGTTAATGCAGTTCATGGGTGGGTTTTAGGGAAAATAATGTGCAAAATGACTTCAGCCTTGTACACACTAAACTTTGTCTCTGGAATGCAGTTTCTGGCTTGTATCAGCATAGACAGATACGTGGCAGTAACTAAAGGCCCCAGCCAATCAGCAGTGGGAAAACCATGCTGGGTCATCTGTTTCTGTGTCTGGATGGCTGCCATCTTGCTGAGCATACCCCAGCTGGTTTTTTATACAGTAAATGACAATGCTAGGTGCATTCCCATTTTTCCCCACTACCTAGGAACATCAATGAAAGCATCAATTCAAATGCTAGAAATTTGCATTGGATTTGTAGTACCCTTTCTTATTATGGGGGTGTGCTACTTTATCACTGCAAGGACACTCATGAAGATGCCAAACATTAAAATATCTCGACCCCTAAAAGTTCTGCTCACAGTGGTTCTAGTTTTCATTGTCACTCAGCTGCCTTATAACATTGTCAAGTTCTGCCGAGCCATAGACATCATCTACTCCCTGATCACCAACTGCAACATGAGCAAACGCATGGACATTGCCATCCAAATCACAGAAAGCATCGCACTCTTTCACAGCTGCCTCAACCCAATCCTTTATGTTTTTATGGGAGCATCTTTCAAAAACTACATTATGAAAGTGGCCAAGAAATATGGGTCCTGGAGAAGACAGAGACAAAGTGTGGAGGAGTTTCGTTTTGATTCTGAGGGTCCTACAGAGCCAACCAGTACTTTTAGCATTTGA